From a region of the Myroides sp. JBRI-B21084 genome:
- the phoU gene encoding phosphate signaling complex protein PhoU, with protein MASQIEIELAKLKNAIVKMSNLAESQIFEAVGVLLSEPISEKKEVKKTENKIDKLDVKIDDICQGIFALQQPVAKDLRFIMSATQISAEIERMGDLAMSIIKLNKYINEKHQLISKFKISEIAREVESMAIKTNICFQTLDENAIQEIFTLNTQLKQKIDEVILAIINEMKTNSKTVVSGTHLILALKHIDRIGEHCTNIVESVYFIINAKIIRHEKLV; from the coding sequence ATGGCATCACAAATAGAAATAGAATTGGCAAAACTTAAAAATGCAATTGTAAAAATGAGTAATCTTGCCGAAAGTCAGATATTTGAAGCAGTTGGCGTTTTGCTTTCTGAACCCATTTCTGAAAAAAAAGAAGTTAAAAAAACAGAAAATAAAATAGATAAGCTTGATGTAAAAATAGACGATATATGTCAAGGTATTTTTGCATTACAACAACCCGTAGCTAAAGATTTACGCTTTATCATGTCGGCAACTCAAATCAGTGCCGAAATTGAACGTATGGGCGATTTGGCTATGAGTATTATTAAGTTGAATAAATACATTAACGAAAAACATCAGTTAATTTCAAAATTTAAAATTTCAGAAATTGCTCGTGAAGTTGAATCTATGGCTATTAAAACAAACATTTGTTTTCAAACTTTAGATGAAAATGCAATACAAGAAATTTTTACGTTAAACACGCAGCTTAAACAAAAAATTGATGAGGTTATATTAGCAATTATCAATGAAATGAAAACTAATTCAAAAACAGTTGTTTCGGGTACACATTTAATTTTAGCGCTTAAACACATTGATCGTATTGGTGAACATTGTACAAATATTGTAGAATCGGTTTACTTTATAATTAATGCAAAAATAATCAGACACGAAAAGCTGGTTTAA
- the pstB gene encoding phosphate ABC transporter ATP-binding protein PstB — protein sequence MHKIESKDINFYYGETQALHNVSLSMKENTVTALIGPSGCGKSTYLRLLNRMNDLIDHTKLTGSILIDGEDIYAKNKNVDDLRKNVGMVFQKPNPFPKSIYENVAYGLKVNGITDKKIIEERVITSIEQVALWNEVKDKLKKSAFELSGGQQQRLCIARALAVQPSVLLMDEPTSALDPISTAKIEELIFDLKKKYTIVIVTHNMQQAARVSDATAFFYMGELIEFDKTKTLFTKPQKKQTEDYITGRFG from the coding sequence ATGCATAAAATAGAATCAAAAGATATCAATTTTTATTACGGTGAAACACAAGCATTACACAATGTATCGCTTTCAATGAAAGAAAACACTGTAACAGCTTTAATTGGCCCTTCAGGCTGTGGTAAATCAACCTATTTACGTTTGTTAAATCGTATGAACGATTTAATAGATCACACCAAATTAACAGGTTCTATTTTAATAGACGGTGAAGATATTTACGCTAAAAATAAAAATGTTGATGATTTGCGTAAAAACGTGGGTATGGTTTTCCAAAAACCAAATCCATTTCCAAAATCTATTTATGAGAATGTTGCATATGGTTTAAAAGTTAACGGTATTACCGATAAAAAAATAATTGAAGAACGCGTTATTACTTCAATTGAACAAGTGGCTCTTTGGAACGAAGTTAAAGACAAATTAAAAAAATCGGCGTTTGAGTTATCAGGTGGTCAACAACAGCGTTTGTGTATAGCACGTGCTTTGGCTGTACAACCATCGGTTTTATTAATGGACGAACCTACATCGGCTTTAGACCCAATTTCTACGGCTAAGATTGAAGAGCTTATATTTGATTTGAAAAAGAAATATACCATTGTAATTGTAACACACAACATGCAACAAGCAGCACGTGTGAGCGATGCTACTGCCTTTTTTTATATGGGCGAATTAATAGAGTTTGATAAAACCAAAACTTTATTTACCAAGCCGCAGAAAAAGCAAACCGAAGATTATATTACCGGACGTTTTGGTTAA
- the pstA gene encoding phosphate ABC transporter permease PstA: MTKTDRLAKQKSRNQKVAFALFQFTSYIVVGVLFAILAFIIFKGIGVISWEFITEMPKEGMTKGGIFPAIVGTLCLVIGSMLFAFPVGVLAAIYMNEYVKDGIIKKIIKQMTNNLAGVPSIVFGLFGMALFVNKLEFGDSLLAGSLTLGLLVLPVVIRTTEESLKAVDDTFRQASLGLGATKWQTTSKVVFPIAFPNIITGLILSIGRVSGETAPILFTVAAYFLPKLPTSIFDQAMALPYHLYVISTSGTNIEASREMAYGTALILIIIVLISNLLANSLRKYFGKKVKMN; encoded by the coding sequence ATGACAAAAACAGATCGTTTAGCAAAACAAAAAAGCAGAAATCAAAAAGTTGCTTTTGCCCTATTTCAGTTTACAAGTTATATTGTAGTTGGCGTGCTTTTTGCAATTTTGGCTTTTATTATTTTTAAAGGAATAGGAGTAATTAGTTGGGAGTTTATTACCGAAATGCCTAAAGAAGGAATGACCAAAGGCGGTATTTTTCCTGCTATTGTTGGTACACTTTGTTTGGTTATTGGCAGTATGCTTTTTGCTTTTCCTGTAGGAGTTTTAGCTGCCATTTACATGAACGAATATGTAAAAGACGGTATCATAAAAAAAATAATTAAACAAATGACAAATAACCTTGCCGGTGTACCTTCTATTGTATTTGGTTTATTTGGTATGGCATTATTTGTAAACAAATTAGAATTTGGCGATTCACTTCTTGCGGGGTCATTAACCTTGGGGTTATTAGTTTTACCGGTAGTTATTCGCACAACAGAAGAATCGTTAAAAGCTGTTGACGATACCTTTAGGCAAGCTAGTTTAGGTTTAGGGGCAACTAAATGGCAAACTACAAGTAAAGTGGTTTTTCCTATTGCTTTTCCTAATATTATTACAGGTTTAATTTTATCTATAGGAAGGGTTTCTGGTGAAACAGCACCTATTTTATTTACAGTTGCGGCGTATTTTTTACCAAAACTTCCAACTTCAATATTTGATCAGGCTATGGCGTTACCTTATCATTTATATGTTATTTCAACCAGCGGAACAAATATCGAAGCTTCTCGCGAAATGGCCTACGGTACGGCACTTATCTTAATTATTATTGTATTAATTTCTAATTTATTGGCGAATTCACTTCGAAAATATTTTGGAAAAAAAGTAAAAATGAATTAG
- the pstC gene encoding phosphate ABC transporter permease subunit PstC yields the protein MKTNFKNIKEKIIETILMLSSAATSITVVLIVFFLFIEGSGVFSKKPIEDGFLLAVHSTNPINKLEPEQVKDIFDQKITNWKQLGGKDQPIVLFRTEDITNFYTDEELGANFEHFPAKINEYVTKTPGVIAFFSDKYKVSNFTGKELDIDKVKFFEFLSGEEWYPTAHPIAQMGVKALIFGTLWVSFGAILIALPIGLAAAIYLSEIANKKTRNILKPLIELLSGIPSVVYGFFGLVIIVPLIQKVFGLPVGETGLAGSIVLAIMALPTIITISEDAMRNTPRAMKEASLALGASKWQTIYKVVIPYSASGITAAAILGIGRAIGETMAVLMVTGNAAVMPSTLLAPLRTIPATIAAELGEAANGGLHYQALFALGCILFLITFCINMIVELVTNKKAHKKH from the coding sequence TTGAAAACAAATTTTAAAAATATTAAAGAAAAAATAATCGAAACTATTTTAATGCTAAGTAGTGCAGCTACCAGTATTACGGTTGTGTTAATTGTGTTTTTTTTATTTATAGAAGGATCAGGTGTTTTTAGTAAAAAACCAATTGAAGATGGTTTTTTATTAGCAGTTCACTCAACTAACCCAATTAATAAATTAGAACCTGAGCAGGTTAAAGATATTTTTGATCAAAAAATCACAAATTGGAAACAATTAGGTGGAAAAGATCAGCCAATTGTATTGTTTAGAACCGAAGATATTACCAATTTTTACACCGATGAAGAATTAGGTGCTAATTTTGAACATTTTCCTGCTAAGATAAATGAATATGTTACTAAAACTCCTGGTGTAATTGCTTTTTTCTCAGATAAATACAAAGTAAGTAACTTTACAGGGAAAGAACTTGATATTGATAAAGTAAAGTTCTTTGAATTTTTATCGGGCGAAGAATGGTATCCAACCGCTCATCCAATTGCGCAAATGGGTGTAAAAGCTTTAATATTTGGTACGCTATGGGTAAGTTTTGGTGCTATACTTATAGCATTGCCAATAGGTTTAGCAGCAGCAATTTATTTAAGTGAAATTGCCAATAAAAAAACCCGAAATATTTTAAAACCTTTAATTGAATTATTGTCGGGTATTCCATCGGTAGTTTACGGTTTTTTTGGTTTAGTAATAATTGTACCACTTATACAAAAGGTTTTTGGCTTGCCAGTAGGCGAAACCGGTTTAGCTGGTAGTATTGTTTTAGCTATAATGGCGTTGCCTACTATCATTACAATTTCTGAAGACGCTATGCGCAATACGCCACGCGCAATGAAAGAAGCTAGTTTAGCATTAGGTGCAAGTAAATGGCAAACTATTTATAAAGTGGTTATACCTTATTCGGCTTCGGGTATTACAGCTGCAGCCATTTTAGGTATAGGTCGCGCAATTGGCGAAACTATGGCAGTTTTAATGGTAACAGGTAACGCAGCTGTTATGCCATCAACGTTATTAGCCCCATTACGAACCATACCTGCAACTATTGCTGCCGAATTAGGAGAGGCTGCTAACGGTGGTTTACATTACCAAGCGTTATTTGCTTTAGGTTGTATTTTGTTTTTAATTACTTTTTGTATTAATATGATTGTTGAATTGGTTACTAATAAAAAAGCGCACAAAAAACATTAA
- a CDS encoding phosphate ABC transporter substrate-binding protein, which yields MTKKGLFLMLPLMAMLSCGKEKNDSQSTENASAETSVTIKGSDTVLPLAQKEAEELMKADKNVSVTVVGGGTGVGLTALFDGTTDIAMASRDLKTEEKLKFSEAKQEIESVTIAFDALAVIVHPDNKVSQLTREQLEGIYTGKITNWKEVGGEDAKIVAYSRESSSGTYEFFKEEVMDKKNYASNILSMPATGAIVQAVGQTKGAIGYVGLAYETKEVKQLAVSYDQGKVYVAPSIASAKDKTYPISRPLFYFYNKANAAKVKPVVDYALSANGQKNVSEIGYIPLN from the coding sequence ATGACAAAAAAAGGATTATTCTTAATGTTACCTTTAATGGCAATGTTAAGTTGTGGTAAAGAAAAGAATGACTCACAATCTACAGAAAATGCTTCTGCAGAAACTTCGGTTACAATTAAAGGAAGTGATACTGTTTTGCCTTTAGCACAAAAAGAAGCAGAAGAGTTAATGAAGGCTGATAAGAATGTTTCTGTTACAGTAGTTGGTGGTGGAACGGGTGTTGGTTTAACAGCTTTGTTTGATGGTACTACGGATATTGCAATGGCATCAAGAGATTTAAAAACAGAAGAAAAATTAAAATTTTCTGAAGCTAAACAAGAAATTGAATCGGTTACTATTGCATTTGATGCTTTAGCGGTTATTGTTCACCCAGATAACAAAGTTTCGCAATTAACGCGTGAGCAATTAGAAGGTATTTATACAGGTAAAATTACAAATTGGAAAGAAGTGGGTGGTGAAGATGCTAAAATTGTAGCTTATTCTAGAGAATCATCTTCTGGTACGTATGAGTTTTTTAAAGAAGAAGTAATGGATAAGAAAAACTACGCATCAAATATTTTAAGTATGCCAGCAACAGGTGCAATTGTACAAGCTGTTGGGCAAACTAAAGGTGCAATTGGTTATGTTGGGTTAGCTTACGAAACTAAAGAAGTTAAGCAATTAGCAGTGTCATACGATCAAGGTAAAGTATATGTTGCACCAAGTATTGCATCGGCAAAAGATAAAACATATCCTATTTCACGTCCGTTATTTTATTTCTATAATAAGGCAAATGCTGCAAAAGTAAAACCAGTTGTTGATTATGCTTTATCGGCAAATGGTCAAAAAAATGTATCAGAAATTGGATATATACCTTTAAATTAA
- a CDS encoding FKBP-type peptidyl-prolyl cis-trans isomerase: MTIANKHVVAVNYKLHTIEANGEKVFVEETSAENPLTYLHGVGMMIPKFEDELNGLTAGDTKSFTITPEEGYGAIDPNAIAQLPLDMFSESGLPPVGAMLPLTDDQGNQFRAVVVEVTENAVVADLNHPMAGKTLTFDIEVVATRPATEEELAHGHAHGIDGTETH, encoded by the coding sequence ATGACAATAGCAAACAAGCACGTAGTTGCAGTAAACTACAAACTTCATACAATTGAAGCAAACGGCGAAAAAGTATTTGTTGAAGAAACCTCAGCAGAAAACCCATTAACTTATTTACACGGTGTAGGAATGATGATTCCTAAATTTGAAGATGAGTTAAACGGATTAACTGCAGGCGATACAAAATCGTTTACCATTACCCCAGAAGAAGGTTACGGTGCAATTGACCCTAATGCCATTGCACAATTACCTTTAGATATGTTTAGTGAATCGGGCTTACCACCAGTTGGGGCAATGTTACCTTTGACCGATGATCAAGGAAATCAATTTCGTGCTGTAGTTGTAGAAGTTACAGAAAACGCAGTTGTAGCCGATTTAAACCACCCAATGGCTGGAAAAACTTTAACTTTTGATATTGAAGTTGTTGCTACACGCCCAGCTACAGAAGAAGAGTTAGCACATGGCCACGCACATGGTATTGATGGAACTGAAACACATTAA
- a CDS encoding VF530 family protein — MAHNDPLHGMTLQKILEELVAFFEGWETLSKEIPINCFTKNPSIKSSLTFLRKTPWAREKVERLYVKVYPFLQKNKK; from the coding sequence ATGGCACATAACGATCCTTTACATGGTATGACCCTTCAAAAAATTCTAGAAGAATTGGTTGCTTTTTTTGAAGGATGGGAAACTTTAAGTAAAGAAATTCCTATAAACTGTTTTACAAAAAACCCAAGTATAAAATCATCGTTAACTTTTTTACGTAAAACACCTTGGGCACGTGAAAAAGTAGAACGTTTGTATGTAAAAGTGTATCCTTTTCTACAAAAAAACAAAAAATAG
- the uvrC gene encoding excinuclease ABC subunit UvrC has translation MNTTTPDIQLQLQTLPGLPGVYQYFDKDQKLLYVGKAKNLKKRVSSYFNKTHDNARLNVLVRKIVTIKHIVVQTETDALLLENNLIKNLQPRYNIMLRDDKTYPWICIKNERFPRVFYTRNLIKDGSEYFGPYTSGKTMHVLLDLIKELYPLRNCTYDLSLQNIANNKYKVCLEYHIGNCLGACEGKETEEAYLHKIRSIRHLLKGNFKENLKDFKQLMLQYASEMKFEEAQDIKEKIQILENYQAKSTIVNPKINNVDVFSIVADETMAYVNFLQIAHGAVIRSHTLELKKRLNETNEELLPIAITEIRERFKLITKEVIVPFEIDLGEKITITVPKLGDKKQLLELSERNARYYRLDQLKQIKIVDPDRHTNRLMAQMKADLRLSKEPRHIECFDNSNIQGTNPVAACVVFKNGKPSKKEYRHFNIKTVEGPNDFASMEEVVFRRYRRMIDEAEPLPDLIIIDGGKGQLGAALKSLDVLGLRGKIAIIGIAKRLEELFYPGDSIPLYLDKKSETLKVIQHLRNEAHRFGITFHRNQRSKNAISSGLTTIPGIGPKTMEKLMIEFKSIKRIAETPEAEIIQLIGKAKAEKVIAFFKNG, from the coding sequence ATGAATACTACTACCCCCGATATACAATTGCAACTGCAAACTTTACCAGGTTTACCAGGTGTTTATCAATATTTTGATAAAGATCAAAAGTTATTGTACGTTGGCAAGGCTAAAAATTTAAAAAAAAGAGTATCGTCTTACTTTAATAAAACCCACGATAATGCGCGTTTAAATGTATTGGTTCGTAAAATTGTTACCATAAAACACATTGTGGTACAAACGGAAACCGATGCCTTACTTTTAGAAAACAACTTAATTAAGAACCTACAGCCACGCTACAATATTATGTTGCGCGACGATAAAACATACCCTTGGATTTGTATTAAAAATGAACGTTTTCCTAGGGTTTTTTACACACGCAATTTAATTAAAGATGGTTCTGAATATTTTGGCCCTTACACCAGTGGTAAAACCATGCATGTTTTGTTAGATTTAATTAAAGAATTGTATCCGTTACGCAATTGTACTTACGATTTAAGCTTACAAAATATTGCTAACAACAAGTATAAAGTTTGCTTGGAATACCACATTGGCAATTGCTTAGGTGCTTGTGAAGGTAAAGAAACTGAAGAAGCTTATTTGCATAAAATTAGAAGCATTCGCCACCTTTTAAAAGGTAATTTTAAAGAAAATTTAAAAGATTTTAAACAATTGATGCTTCAGTATGCAAGCGAAATGAAGTTTGAAGAAGCACAAGACATTAAAGAGAAAATTCAAATTTTAGAAAACTATCAGGCAAAATCAACCATTGTAAATCCTAAAATTAATAATGTTGATGTGTTTTCTATTGTTGCCGATGAAACCATGGCTTATGTTAATTTTTTACAAATTGCACACGGGGCTGTGATTCGTTCGCATACGTTAGAACTAAAAAAACGCTTAAACGAAACTAACGAAGAATTATTGCCAATTGCGATTACCGAAATTCGTGAACGCTTTAAATTAATCACTAAAGAAGTAATTGTACCTTTTGAAATTGATTTGGGCGAAAAAATAACTATTACTGTACCTAAATTAGGCGATAAAAAACAACTTTTAGAACTTTCTGAGCGCAATGCACGTTATTACAGATTAGATCAGTTAAAACAAATAAAAATAGTTGACCCCGATAGGCATACCAACCGATTAATGGCTCAAATGAAAGCCGATTTGCGTTTAAGTAAAGAACCAAGGCATATAGAATGTTTTGATAATTCTAACATACAAGGCACCAACCCCGTCGCAGCTTGTGTAGTTTTTAAAAACGGAAAACCAAGTAAAAAAGAGTATCGTCATTTTAATATTAAAACTGTTGAAGGACCTAACGATTTTGCATCGATGGAAGAAGTTGTTTTTCGTCGCTACCGCCGTATGATTGATGAAGCTGAGCCTTTACCCGATTTAATTATAATTGACGGAGGTAAAGGACAATTAGGCGCGGCGCTTAAAAGTTTAGATGTTTTAGGTTTACGAGGAAAAATTGCAATAATTGGTATTGCTAAAAGGTTAGAAGAATTATTTTATCCAGGAGATAGTATTCCGTTGTATTTAGATAAAAAATCTGAAACTTTAAAAGTAATTCAGCACTTGCGCAACGAAGCACACCGTTTTGGTATTACCTTTCATCGCAACCAACGCAGTAAAAACGCAATAAGCAGCGGTTTAACTACCATTCCTGGTATTGGTCCTAAAACCATGGAAAAATTAATGATTGAGTTTAAATCAATAAAACGCATAGCCGAAACTCCCGAAGCAGAAATTATTCAATTAATAGGTAAGGCAAAAGCAGAAAAAGTAATTGCTTTTTTTAAAAACGGATAA
- a CDS encoding succinylglutamate desuccinylase/aspartoacylase family protein yields the protein MHITPRNFEILGKSIKPGENKTIELNIAKLHTMTELKVPIIVTRSHIDGPTVLLTAGLHGDELTGIEIVRQIIRKGINQPKCGTIICMPLVNIFGFVNQARDFPDGRDLNRVFPGSANGSLASRFAYRIMQDVIPVTDYIIDFHAGGRSRFNAPQIRIEPNNDELDELAQAFSTQFILYSNNIEGSFRTECDKLGKKYLLFEGGKSLDINSEIIEEGLQGTMRILNKLNMLNDTFKAKTPNNSICIENSTWIRAQYSGLLHNFTLNGTYVKTGDLLGKITDPYGQVEEPILAPNDGYIICENQASIVFQGDAVYHISTKLLNE from the coding sequence ATGCACATTACACCAAGAAATTTTGAAATTTTGGGCAAATCAATCAAACCTGGTGAAAATAAAACAATAGAATTGAATATTGCCAAGTTGCATACCATGACCGAATTAAAGGTACCCATTATTGTTACACGCTCACATATTGATGGACCAACTGTATTGCTAACAGCCGGTTTACATGGCGATGAACTAACAGGAATTGAAATTGTACGACAAATAATTCGCAAAGGAATAAACCAACCCAAATGCGGCACTATAATTTGCATGCCATTGGTTAATATTTTTGGGTTTGTAAACCAAGCAAGGGATTTTCCGGATGGACGAGATTTAAACCGTGTTTTTCCAGGATCGGCAAATGGTTCGTTAGCCAGCCGTTTTGCGTACCGTATTATGCAAGATGTAATACCTGTTACCGATTATATAATTGATTTTCACGCTGGTGGTCGCAGCCGTTTTAACGCTCCACAAATTAGAATTGAACCCAATAATGATGAATTAGATGAACTTGCACAGGCTTTTTCTACTCAATTTATTTTATATTCTAACAATATAGAAGGTTCATTTAGAACAGAATGCGATAAATTAGGCAAAAAATATTTATTGTTTGAAGGAGGAAAATCATTAGATATAAATTCTGAAATTATTGAAGAAGGCTTACAAGGCACCATGCGTATTTTAAACAAATTAAATATGCTGAACGATACTTTTAAAGCAAAAACACCAAACAACAGCATTTGTATTGAAAATTCAACTTGGATTCGGGCGCAATATTCGGGCTTATTGCATAATTTTACACTTAACGGTACCTACGTAAAAACCGGCGATTTACTTGGTAAAATTACCGACCCTTACGGACAGGTTGAAGAGCCTATTTTGGCACCTAATGACGGATATATTATTTGCGAAAACCAAGCTTCGATTGTTTTTCAGGGCGATGCTGTTTATCATATTTCAACCAAATTACTAAATGAATAA
- a CDS encoding 5-formyltetrahydrofolate cyclo-ligase, with protein MNKKDLRTKYKALRNHLSLTEIEDLSLQIANQTLKLPVWNKENYHTFLSITEHKEIQTDFLLHILNGKDKNIIVSKSNFENRSMQHYLLTDNVIIKKNEWNIPEPQNGFLVTDEQIDVVFVPLLAFDIFGNRVGYGKGFYDTFLAKCKPNVIKIGLSFFNAEPIITDSFEGDIRLDYCVTPNKIYDFGSFSIK; from the coding sequence ATGAATAAAAAAGATTTACGCACAAAATACAAAGCTTTACGCAACCATTTAAGCTTAACCGAAATTGAAGATTTAAGTTTACAAATTGCCAACCAAACCTTAAAACTACCTGTTTGGAATAAAGAAAATTATCATACTTTTCTTTCGATAACAGAACACAAAGAAATTCAAACCGATTTTTTATTACATATTTTAAACGGAAAAGATAAAAACATAATTGTTTCAAAATCAAATTTTGAAAACCGTTCCATGCAGCATTATTTATTAACCGATAATGTTATAATTAAAAAAAATGAATGGAATATACCCGAGCCTCAAAATGGTTTTTTAGTAACCGATGAACAAATTGATGTGGTTTTTGTACCCTTATTGGCTTTTGATATTTTTGGAAATCGCGTGGGGTATGGCAAAGGTTTTTACGATACTTTTTTAGCAAAATGCAAACCCAATGTAATAAAAATTGGCCTATCGTTTTTTAATGCAGAACCCATAATTACAGATAGCTTTGAAGGCGACATTAGATTAGATTACTGCGTTACCCCTAATAAGATTTATGATTTTGGTTCGTTTTCGATAAAATAA
- a CDS encoding DoxX family protein — MNYITEILILLFLAITFLQSGYDKMVDWNGNVGWLKQHFANTFLGDKVPFSLGIILILEIIAGILSLAGIWFLFNGCKEIALYAGVISCVTLLFLLFGQRIAKDYDGARTIVIYFIPAIFLVFILQQ; from the coding sequence ATGAATTACATTACAGAAATACTTATTTTATTGTTTTTAGCAATTACTTTTTTACAATCGGGGTACGATAAAATGGTTGATTGGAACGGAAACGTTGGTTGGTTAAAACAACATTTTGCAAATACTTTTTTAGGAGACAAAGTTCCATTTTCATTAGGAATTATATTGATTCTGGAAATCATTGCAGGTATTTTATCGCTTGCCGGAATCTGGTTTTTATTTAATGGCTGTAAAGAAATTGCTTTATATGCTGGTGTGATTTCGTGCGTTACTTTATTGTTTTTGCTTTTTGGGCAAAGAATTGCTAAAGATTACGACGGCGCTCGCACTATTGTAATTTATTTTATACCAGCAATATTTTTAGTTTTTATACTTCAACAATAA
- a CDS encoding lipoprotein signal peptidase codes for MSFNKALLLAIVVIIIDQISKIYIKTTYALDGGFEVFNWFRIHFIENDGMAWGVELPGNYGKLLLTTFRIIAVGGIVYWLNDSVKKKGSNILLVAIALILAGAVGNIIDSVFYGVIFNDSHGQIATLFSNQPYGTWFHGKVVDMFYFPIWKGNLPEWLPIWGGQHFTFFNAIFNIADVAISVGVGLLIVFNKKVFK; via the coding sequence ATGTCGTTTAACAAAGCATTACTTTTAGCAATTGTAGTAATTATTATCGATCAAATTTCAAAAATATACATTAAAACAACCTATGCCTTAGACGGCGGTTTTGAAGTGTTTAATTGGTTTCGCATTCATTTTATAGAAAACGATGGAATGGCTTGGGGAGTTGAACTACCAGGTAATTACGGCAAATTGTTGTTAACAACATTTAGAATTATAGCCGTAGGTGGTATCGTTTATTGGTTGAACGATTCGGTAAAAAAGAAAGGTTCTAACATATTATTAGTTGCTATTGCTTTAATATTAGCGGGTGCGGTGGGTAATATCATCGATTCGGTTTTTTACGGCGTTATTTTTAACGATAGTCATGGGCAAATTGCTACTTTGTTTAGCAACCAACCCTACGGAACTTGGTTTCATGGTAAGGTAGTTGATATGTTTTATTTCCCAATTTGGAAAGGCAATTTACCAGAATGGTTGCCTATTTGGGGCGGACAACATTTTACCTTTTTTAACGCTATTTTTAATATTGCCGATGTTGCTATATCGGTAGGTGTAGGGCTTTTAATTGTTTTTAACAAAAAAGTTTTTAAGTAA
- a CDS encoding TraR/DksA family transcriptional regulator, which translates to METNNIQVRYSDAELAEFKEIILKKIEKAQADLDLIKSAYMNDLNNGTDDTSPTFKAFEEGSETLSKEANSQLATRQEKFLRDLRNALVRIENKTYGICRVTGKLIEKERLKLVPHATMSMEAKLQQR; encoded by the coding sequence ATGGAAACAAATAATATACAAGTGAGATACTCTGATGCTGAGTTAGCAGAGTTCAAAGAAATCATCTTAAAAAAGATAGAGAAAGCACAAGCCGATTTAGATTTAATTAAAAGTGCTTATATGAACGATTTAAATAACGGTACCGATGATACATCGCCTACATTTAAAGCGTTTGAAGAAGGCAGTGAAACGTTATCTAAAGAAGCAAACTCGCAATTAGCTACACGCCAAGAAAAGTTTTTACGCGATTTGCGAAATGCCTTGGTGCGTATTGAAAACAAAACATACGGTATTTGCCGTGTTACAGGTAAATTAATTGAAAAAGAACGTTTAAAATTGGTTCCGCACGCAACTATGAGTATGGAAGCTAAATTGCAACAACGTTAA